TCATTATCAGAGACtggtttaattttaaatcaaCATTCATCAAAAAACAAGTTGGCGAGACAGTGGAAATGTTATTTTGGTGTCAGTTACTCTGTCAAGTGTtcaatttttcattcattttgatacatatatatttttatctctGGTGCACTCGTACTATACATCACATTTCAGTGTAACCCTCCCAAGTTCTAACAAAAAGGAGTTAAAGAAAGGGTTCAGTGATTCCTGTAACATATTAGTTATATCGATAATGAAAATAGACTTTTCAGAGAATTTGAGCTAGATTATAACCTTTCACATTTTAGGAAGCCTTCCCAGtggagttttttttaaagattattttgctTGCAGAGAGAGAAGATGAAAATCCCCCTTATTCTTTCATaacttttcatttatattttgctAATTTAGGGTTACACTTCTATGGAGGGTATGGAAATGGTGCTGTGCCATCATTTGGGagaaaagaaaccattaaaaaaaaagatggcacaAAAAATCTTTGCCTTTACAACATCTTTCTCTACGCCTCCTCATTCTAAAATTCATACTTGGGAGTTTTAAATATATGGAAATACCCCAATGCATCCTGACTTTTTATCACAGATATCCATGAGAAATATGGAGGAGCCCTCCACAGTGGTCCAGAAGCAGCCACTgtaatataaatatgtatttaaaacaaaccaagaaaagagCCAAGAAAATTGTCGGGTAAACCGGCCCACTTTTAGTCTAAGATCATGGAAAACACTGTGCTGCTCATAGGGTTTCTGCCACTGTAACTAAATCTCCTTAGTGGAATGAGTACAGTTTTCCCATCAGGAAAATCAGCAGGTAAATTGTTGTAAAACTGGCATCAGTGAGCCTGGCTTATATTCATAATGGAAAAAATCAAATCAACTATGTAGCAAGGTAGGAGAAGTGCATGGGATTTAGCTGTGTGTCAGCAAACTCAAGCATTTCTTGAGACAGCTATAGGGgtttaaaacactgcagaaaaacctGTAGAATCACAAAATTACTCAAAGAGATTCCTCAGCATTGCAGAGATAAAGACATATTATAACTTGTATTTTATCTGGTAACTGGTATTATAACCttctaaaattacaaaaaattataACTGGTGTTATAACCTTCAGAAAATTTGTGTgctgtgtgatttttcttctcatcttgTTTATTGCTCTCACATGAAAAGAATAGCTTGTCTTGGTTTGTTTGCTAAAGATACAACCGAGGACAATCAAATTCATCTTTACAGACCTCATCTCTGAAGGAGGAAGCTGTTCTCCTTCCTTCTTGCTCCCTGCAAGGACTTTTATATTCTGCAAAGATATGATATACCCCCTTAAAATTATACATCACCTTAAAATTTTCAGCTGTAAAACAAATCTGGATGTCCTCTTTTCCTTACCGCTTGAGGTCTTCCTTCTTACTTCACACTAATTCATGACAGATTGCGAGGACACTTAGATGTTTGGTCTGTCCAGCCTGCCTGGTTTAATTGCTTTTTGAACTCTTGTCTCTAATCCACTGAGACTTCTGAGGCGCTTTTGTTGAGAAGTGTTTTGGAAAACTTCCTTTGGgagaaatgcaattatttttatattcctctgtcaaacatatatatatatatacacacacacacacaatctctctctctctatatatatgtacaacagaggaatataaaaataaaacaaaatttaaaaattaaattaaattaaatttaaaaaaataaaactggtcTTACAAGTAGAGCAGCTCACAAAAGACTGAACAGATTGTGTGGATTCACCTAATAGTCCTAGATATCCATCAAATGCATACAGCTCTCCATTGCTAGGAGACAGACAGGCGTTTCTGGTGTGTGATCCATGTGATTTGCTTTAGAAACTAGTCTTGCAACAAAGTGAATTACATATAGAGGTGCCTGTTTCTTGGGGAGGGTGAGGAAATATCAACTGGGTGGAAAATTTACTTAAGAACATTGTTTATCCCAACTTTACAGTTGTTTACTTGTATTTTTTACCTGAAGTTATTTGTTTCGTAATACAGAGACCTTCAGGGTATCAGCATCCACCCCCTTTCTGTAACTTCTTGGTGTATTATACAGAAAGTCTATTTCTTAATAGGCTTTAAAGGGCTGGGAAATGCAGCATCGATCGTGTAATGAATGGTGAAACAGTTGTTATTGACCCGATGTGTGACTAAGTTATTTATGTTTGCACCATCTGAGAAGCAGCTTTAGGAACAGCAAAGGTGAGGCTCAAAATGCCCAGAGGTTTCCAGGAAAAATAGCACCAACACTCACTGTGACATCTGGAAGGACCAAACACCTTGAACTCAACTGGCAACTTCATTTGCAGGAATCAagtttttggtgaaaaagcctttaTTAGAGTGTCAAGCCACAGGTAATAGCTTGAGAAACTACAGTGAGGAATTGTGTGATTGAGTTATTAACTGATTATATGATATCCCATAGTCCTTCAGGTCTATCCCATTCCCACCCAACCCTGTAGGCACTGGGTTTCAGAGAGACACTCCATAGAAAAAGGGTTTCTGACTCTTCTTCTGGGTGCTCCTCTGAACCTTAGCAGCCTGGAAACCCATCTCCAGTGCAATCCAGGCTTTCTTTGTAGTCATCGAACAGAGAAATGAGATGAACAGGGTGAATCGAGCTGTGTGGAGGAGCTGCCCACTGCTCATTGCCCATTGAAGCTGCATGAGGTTGGGCTTCACCTCACCCAGCTTCAGCTGTGCAGAAGTTACCCGTCTAATCCGAGTCAGTGTCAGTCACCTGACTTATCCCTATAACTAAGGGAGataaattataaagaaattatCCTCAATACAGACTTCAGTGCAATTTTGAGTCCCACTAAATAACAGCAATAAGGAAGTACTCTCCCGGTCACCAGCTTCCTTCGCTCACTGCCTTTTCCCAACCGCTCTTCTGAGGGCAGCCTTCACCTCACTGTTCCTCAGGCTGTAGACCAAGGGATTCAGCGTGGGGGTCATGACGGTGTAAAACAGCGTGGCCATCTTGTTCTCATCCAACGCATAGGTGGAGCTGGGGCGCAGGTACATGAACAAGATTGCCCCATAGAACATGGTGACGACCGTCAGGTGGGAGGCGCAGGTGGAGAAGGCTTTTGTCCTGCTCGCTGGAGAGCGGATCCTCAGGATGGTGGGGAGGATATAAGTGTAGGAGACAAAGATGATGGTCATGGTGCTGAGACAGTTTAGGCTGACGAGAGCAAGGACAACCACCTCGTAGGTGTGGGTGTCGGAGCAGGAGAGAGCTAAGAGCGGGGCAATGTCGCAGAAGTAGTGGTTGATAACGTTGGAGCGGCAGAAGGAGAAAGCGAAGATGAAAGCGGTGTGCGTCACCGCGTGCAAGACGCCAACGCAGTAGGAACCGGCGACGAGCCACCGGCACGTCCTTTCGCACATGATGGCGGGGTACAGGAGGGGCTTGCAGATGGCCACATACCTGTCATAGGCCATCACGGCCAGCAAGAGGCACTCGGTGACCCCAAAAATAGcgaagcagcagagctgggctgcgcaCCCCAAGAAGCCGATGGTTTTCTCCTCCGTCAAGATCTGCACCAGCATTTTGGGGAGGATGACGGAGGAATAGCAGACATCGACAAAAGCCAAGTGGCCGAGGAAGTAGTACATGGGGGTGTGAAGGTGAAGATCAGTCCTGATTAATATAATTATCCCAAAGTTCCCCAAGAGGGTCACCATGTACATGGCCAGGAAAGCCAAGAAAAGGGGAACCTGAAGATCCAGGCAGGCAGTCAGCCCCAAGAGAACAAACTGACGCACATCAGTGTGATTGACAGGTGTCATTCTCTGTAACGCATGCAGCCTGTGGGAGACAGGTAAAGTGACAGACAATGATTTGGGCAGCTCAGCAGGACCCTCGGCTTCCTCAGTGTCACCTTCCTACCAGAGGGTCATAAAATGTCAGCTGGACTCTGGATCACTCTCGCAAGAACCAAGCCTCCATCCAGAGGCTTCGAAAGGATCCTAAAACCAAACCCTACTTGTGAAGCTGAACAGTGAGATTGCTCACCTGGGCTTAATTCAGCATttcatctcccccttcctggggAAATTTAACACAGGCATTCTTAGTaataaccttttttaaaaaaaaaattaagataattaatgcattttgttttttccttagtAAATGACaggtacatttttaaaagaattcttttttttttaaataaaacaacatgGAACAATTCATCTTGCAGAAATTGCAGAATTAGTTTTCTTGttgattttgcaaaacaaaacagagcaaaagtgtgcatttttctttcaaaactgatACGAACATGCAGTTTTCAGTATACACAATTTTGACAGCCCCATAGGAAAGGAAATTCGCAGTGGCACAGTGGCAACGGGGAAATGAACTTGGATGTGGAGCCGAGACCGTACAAGCAAACacaggaggagctgggcagggcagggagaggagataATACTCTGTAGGTGCTGTAGGTAGTGAGCACCCTCTTGCCTTGGCCATCAGGGCCATCCCTTGCCATTACAGTGGCACCTATGAAAAGACCAAACACCTATATGTCTCCTTGTTTTATGT
The DNA window shown above is from Accipiter gentilis chromosome 17, bAccGen1.1, whole genome shotgun sequence and carries:
- the LOC126047133 gene encoding olfactory receptor 1019-like, with product MTPVNHTDVRQFVLLGLTACLDLQVPLFLAFLAMYMVTLLGNFGIIILIRTDLHLHTPMYYFLGHLAFVDVCYSSVILPKMLVQILTEEKTIGFLGCAAQLCCFAIFGVTECLLLAVMAYDRYVAICKPLLYPAIMCERTCRWLVAGSYCVGVLHAVTHTAFIFAFSFCRSNVINHYFCDIAPLLALSCSDTHTYEVVVLALVSLNCLSTMTIIFVSYTYILPTILRIRSPASRTKAFSTCASHLTVVTMFYGAILFMYLRPSSTYALDENKMATLFYTVMTPTLNPLVYSLRNSEVKAALRRAVGKRQ